A genomic segment from bacterium encodes:
- a CDS encoding asparagine synthetase B yields the protein MDTNQNNHLKAYGLAYWILQQGEKIEWLLNYRGGSFLTNDSSPLRQEASIRGVSFEIIPDSSIPNLYQEIENNNMERVLLEKAPLVAIYTPPEKLPWDDAVTLALTYAQIPYDKVWDKEVLTGKLVKYDWLHLHHEDFTGQYGKFYSSFYNAPWYKQQSFNYTAAAREAGFSTVPQHKNAVARSIKAFVSQGGFLFAMCAACDSIDISLAATGVDIVPPEIDGTPVDPNAQEKLDFSQTFFFTNFKVDTNPLNYEFSNIDISNYDIPESSGMEDFTLFEFSAKFDPVPAMLTQNHTTKIRGFFGQTTSFSMLTIKDSAITMGRVTSGSRAKYIHTNYRDGTVTFYGGHDPEDYSHKVGDPPTNLDLHKNSPGYRLILNNILFPAAKKFKRKT from the coding sequence ATGGACACAAATCAAAATAACCATTTAAAAGCTTATGGCCTCGCATACTGGATTTTGCAGCAGGGCGAAAAAATTGAATGGCTTTTAAACTATCGCGGCGGCTCCTTTTTGACGAATGATTCATCACCTCTTCGCCAGGAAGCATCCATCAGGGGTGTTTCCTTTGAAATTATACCTGATTCAAGCATTCCAAATCTATACCAGGAAATCGAAAACAATAATATGGAGCGGGTTTTACTTGAAAAGGCGCCTCTTGTCGCGATTTATACCCCTCCGGAAAAACTGCCATGGGATGACGCGGTTACATTAGCTTTAACATACGCACAAATCCCTTATGATAAGGTCTGGGATAAAGAAGTTTTAACCGGGAAACTGGTCAAGTATGACTGGCTGCACCTTCATCATGAAGACTTTACAGGCCAGTACGGCAAGTTTTATTCCTCTTTTTATAACGCGCCATGGTATAAGCAGCAATCTTTTAATTACACCGCGGCCGCGAGAGAGGCCGGCTTTTCCACGGTACCCCAGCATAAAAATGCGGTAGCCCGGTCAATAAAGGCCTTTGTGTCACAGGGCGGCTTTCTTTTCGCTATGTGCGCCGCGTGCGACAGCATTGATATAAGTCTTGCCGCGACAGGCGTGGATATTGTGCCGCCGGAAATAGACGGGACGCCTGTTGACCCCAACGCGCAGGAAAAACTTGATTTCAGCCAGACTTTTTTCTTTACAAATTTTAAGGTGGACACAAATCCGCTGAATTATGAATTTTCCAATATTGATATAAGCAATTATGATATACCCGAAAGTTCCGGCATGGAGGATTTTACTCTTTTTGAATTTTCAGCTAAATTTGATCCGGTGCCGGCAATGCTCACGCAAAACCATACCACTAAAATCAGGGGGTTTTTCGGGCAGACAACCTCATTCAGTATGTTAACAATAAAAGACTCAGCGATTACCATGGGCAGGGTAACAAGCGGCAGCCGCGCGAAATATATCCATACAAACTACAGGGACGGAACTGTCACTTTTTACGGCGGGCATGATCCCGAAGATTACAGCCATAAGGTAGGCGACCCTCCGACAAATCTTGATTTGCACAAAAATTCACCGGGATACCGCCTGATTTTAAATAACATCCTTTTCCCGGCGGCAAAGAAGTTTAAAAGAAAGACATAA